The following are encoded together in the Triticum dicoccoides isolate Atlit2015 ecotype Zavitan chromosome 6B, WEW_v2.0, whole genome shotgun sequence genome:
- the LOC119325605 gene encoding uncharacterized protein LOC119325605 — MRIRRRPQAQQALSPYPLPLEQQLSDPFTAPHPPPPPPPPPNAEEQRWLPLPGDEAEQGKKRRIESEAELHPLRPDADPGPPALPSGPQGGNVVVAGRSSSNDDDPPVHNHGGGAQRQGVAAADGRTHTHTHESLQNGHCNESERPVIGAGERVVIPAMPVVPVNVKEGIKIGGGVKKRQRGPPVLMEGSRCSRVNGRGWRCSQPTLVGYSLCEHHLGKGRGQRSASRTEPGSWKNGTATLGRTEPSIRKKAAQPSVPMVTAAPTANGRAGAPKLGRTGAPKLGRTDPASSRKNVDALAMVAAAAHDANDLPNLRAAPLAAEVD; from the exons ATGAGGATCCGGAGGCGGCCGCAGGCGCAGCAGGCACTGTCGCCCTACCCGCTGCCGCTGGAGCAGCAGCTCTCAGATCCGTTCACCGCGCCCcacccaccgccaccgccaccgccaccgccgaacGCGGAGGAGCAACGCTGGCTGCCGCTCCCCGGGGACGAGGCcgagcaggggaagaagaggaggatCGAGTCGGAGGCGGAGTTGCACCCGCTCCGCCCAGACGCGGATCCCGGCCCGCCCGCATTGCCGTCAGGGCCGCAG GGCGGCAACGTGGTGGTGGCGGGACGCAGCAGCAGCAACGACGACGACCCACCGGTTCACAACCACGGCGGCGGTGCGCAACGTCAGGGGGTGGCAGCCGCAGATGGCCGCACCCACACCCACACCCACGAGAG CCTACAGAATGGACACTGCAACGAGTCTGAGCGGCCGGTGATCGGTGCCGGAGAACGTGTCGTCATCCCGGCAATGCCAGTGGTGCCCGTGAACGTCAAGGAAGGGATCAAGATCGGCGGCGGCGTCAAGAAGAGGCAGCGCGGCCCGCCGGTGCTGATGGAAGGGTCGCGGTGCAGCCGCGTGAACGGGCGCGGGTGGCGCTGCAGCCAGCCCACGCTGGTCGGCTACTCCCTCTGTGAGCACCACCTCGGCAAGGGCCGCGGGCAGCGGAGCGCGAGCCGCACCGAGCCCGGCAGCTGGAAGAACGGCACGGCCACGCTCGGCCGCACTGAGCCCAGCATCAGGAAGAAGGCCGCGCAGCCGTCCGTTCCCATGGTCACCGCGGCGCCCACCGCCAACGGCCGCGCCGGCGCGCCCAAGCTCGGCCGCACCGGCGCGCCCAAGCTCGGCCGCACCGATCCGGCCAGCAGCAGGAAGAACGTGGACGCGCTGGCTATGGTCGCCGCCGCGGCGCACGACGCCAACGACCTGCCGAACCTGCGTGCAGCACCTCTAGCGGCGGAGGTCGATTGA